A region from the Thermus neutrinimicus genome encodes:
- a CDS encoding ribosome-binding factor A, protein MSYGRAHLEERLRRALAEAIGGLEDPRLFLLTVEAVRLSPDGRVLTVYVEAFAEEEKALVALGHAEGRLLSEIARRVRLRHLPRLEFVPWRARPA, encoded by the coding sequence GTGAGTTACGGAAGGGCCCACCTGGAGGAGCGCCTTAGGCGGGCGCTGGCCGAGGCCATCGGTGGCCTGGAGGACCCCAGGCTTTTCCTCCTCACCGTGGAGGCGGTCCGCCTTTCCCCCGATGGCCGGGTGCTCACGGTGTACGTGGAGGCCTTTGCCGAGGAGGAAAAGGCCCTCGTGGCCTTAGGCCACGCCGAGGGAAGGCTCCTTTCCGAGATCGCCCGCAGGGTGCGGCTGCGCCACCTGCCCCGTCTGGAGTTCGTGCCGTGGAGAGCGAGACCCGCATAA
- a CDS encoding aspartate aminotransferase family protein, giving the protein MSHDPFTLFERHINPGLAGLLRFTGLDRVESHAEGPYVWDTTGKRYLDFLGLYGTLNLGHRHPKVLAAVRAQLERMPMSVRVLVSEPTARLAAKLAEITPEGLEMVFFGNSGAEAVEAAIKLARAYTGKPGIVTTHGGFHGKTMGALSLTPKPEYQDPAKPLLPGVKAVPYGDLEALEAAIDGETAAVIVEPIQGEGGIRVPPQGYLKGVRELTRARGVLMIADEVQTGLGRTGRLFGVDWEGVAPDLMTLAKALGGGVMPIGACVGRREIFEIFRQNPLFHSSTFGGNPLAAAAALAAIEVTLEENLPQRALEMGEYLMAGLKGLKAQYPHLMADVRGRGLMLGVEFADADIGALVVAELAERGVITAFGLNNPKVVRLEPPLIIGKEHVDEALSAFSESLKATEKALEGLLG; this is encoded by the coding sequence ATGAGCCACGACCCCTTCACGCTTTTTGAGCGGCACATCAATCCCGGCTTGGCAGGGTTGTTGCGCTTCACCGGTTTGGACCGGGTAGAGTCCCATGCGGAAGGCCCTTACGTCTGGGACACCACGGGCAAGCGCTACCTGGACTTTTTGGGCCTGTACGGCACCTTGAACCTGGGCCACCGCCACCCCAAGGTGCTGGCGGCGGTTAGGGCCCAGCTTGAGCGCATGCCCATGTCCGTGCGGGTCCTGGTTTCCGAGCCCACGGCGAGGCTTGCGGCGAAACTGGCGGAGATCACCCCCGAAGGCCTGGAAATGGTCTTCTTCGGCAACTCCGGGGCGGAGGCGGTGGAGGCCGCCATCAAGCTGGCGCGGGCCTACACGGGCAAGCCGGGCATCGTCACCACCCATGGGGGGTTCCACGGCAAGACCATGGGGGCCCTTTCCCTTACCCCCAAGCCCGAGTATCAGGATCCGGCCAAGCCCCTTCTCCCCGGGGTGAAGGCGGTGCCCTATGGGGACCTCGAGGCCCTGGAGGCCGCCATAGACGGGGAGACCGCCGCGGTGATCGTGGAGCCCATCCAGGGGGAAGGGGGGATCCGGGTGCCCCCGCAGGGCTACCTGAAGGGGGTGCGGGAGCTTACGCGGGCAAGGGGCGTCCTCATGATCGCCGACGAGGTGCAGACCGGCCTGGGGCGCACGGGGAGGCTCTTTGGGGTGGACTGGGAGGGGGTGGCCCCCGACCTCATGACCCTGGCCAAGGCCTTAGGGGGCGGGGTGATGCCCATTGGGGCCTGCGTGGGCCGGAGGGAGATCTTTGAGATCTTCCGGCAAAACCCCCTCTTCCACTCCTCCACCTTTGGGGGTAACCCCCTGGCGGCGGCGGCGGCCTTGGCGGCCATAGAGGTCACCCTGGAGGAGAACCTGCCGCAAAGGGCCCTGGAGATGGGGGAGTACCTGATGGCGGGGCTCAAGGGGCTTAAGGCCCAGTATCCTCACCTCATGGCGGACGTGCGGGGCCGGGGTCTCATGCTGGGTGTGGAGTTCGCCGATGCGGACATCGGCGCCTTGGTGGTGGCGGAGCTGGCGGAGAGGGGAGTGATCACCGCCTTTGGGCTCAATAACCCCAAGGTGGTGCGCCTCGAGCCCCCCCTCATCATCGGCAAGGAGCACGTGGACGAGGCCCTTTCGGCCTTCTCGGAGAGCCTTAAGGCCACGGAGAAGGCCCTGGAAGGCCTCTTGGGTTAG
- a CDS encoding acyl-CoA thioesterase → MESETRIKVRYAETDQMGVVHHSVYAVYLEAARVEFLERAGLPYHRVEARGVFFPVVELGLTFRAPARFGEEVLVRTRLAHLSRRDLLFRYRVEREGVLLAEGFTRHLCQVGERAGRIPEDIYQTLSMLHLG, encoded by the coding sequence GTGGAGAGCGAGACCCGCATAAAGGTGCGCTACGCGGAGACCGACCAGATGGGGGTGGTCCACCACTCCGTGTATGCGGTGTACCTGGAGGCGGCCCGGGTGGAGTTTTTGGAGAGGGCGGGCCTACCCTATCACCGGGTGGAGGCCCGGGGGGTGTTCTTCCCCGTGGTGGAGCTGGGCCTGACCTTCCGTGCCCCTGCCCGCTTTGGGGAGGAGGTCTTGGTGCGGACCCGCCTGGCCCACCTTTCCCGGCGGGACCTTCTCTTCCGCTACCGGGTGGAGCGGGAGGGCGTGCTGTTGGCCGAGGGTTTTACCCGCCACCTTTGCCAGGTGGGGGAGAGGGCCGGGCGCATCCCCGAGGACATCTACCAAACCTTGAGTATGCTACACTTAGGGTAG
- the glmM gene encoding phosphoglucosamine mutase, producing the protein MRRYFGTDGVRGEAGKPPLTPGFVLRLGQAAGAYFRKASPRPVVLLAKDTRESSDLLEAALAAGLLSQGVRVEHLGVLPTPGLAYLTRHLRASAGAMISASHNPYQDNGIKFFGPEGEKLPDPVEEEVEALLEEEHPTRGIGTVGDFREAERIYLDFLLSHAPDLSGLRIGLDLAHGATYRLGPRLFQRAGAEVMAFFNTPDGRNINKECGATDPRALSRFVVELGLDLGIAFDGDGDRVQFIDRKGRLFHGDHILYLAALAFGEKGVVGTVMSNMGLEVALREKGLAFHRAAVGDRYVLEMLKEKGLALGGEPSGHVIFLRHHTTGDGLLTALLALKALRALGGDLADWYEALPMYPQVLLNVRVSDKNRIMAHPRLKEAVQEAQERLGGLGRVNVRPSGTEPVVRVMVEAKEGAEEVARELAALVLRLDGE; encoded by the coding sequence ATGAGGCGTTACTTCGGCACTGACGGGGTGCGAGGGGAGGCGGGCAAGCCCCCCCTGACCCCTGGGTTCGTCCTGAGGCTCGGCCAGGCGGCGGGGGCCTATTTCCGCAAGGCGAGCCCCAGGCCGGTGGTCCTCTTGGCCAAGGATACCCGGGAATCCAGCGACCTTTTGGAGGCCGCCTTGGCGGCGGGGCTTCTGAGCCAGGGGGTGAGGGTGGAGCACCTGGGGGTCCTACCCACCCCGGGGCTTGCCTACCTCACCCGGCACCTTAGGGCCAGCGCCGGGGCCATGATCTCCGCCAGCCACAACCCTTACCAGGACAACGGCATCAAGTTTTTCGGGCCCGAGGGGGAGAAGCTTCCCGACCCGGTGGAGGAGGAGGTGGAGGCCCTCTTGGAAGAGGAGCACCCCACGCGGGGCATCGGTACCGTGGGGGATTTCCGGGAGGCGGAGAGGATCTACCTGGACTTCCTCCTCTCCCACGCCCCCGACCTTTCGGGCCTGAGGATCGGCCTTGACCTGGCCCACGGGGCCACCTACCGCCTGGGGCCCAGGCTCTTTCAGCGGGCGGGGGCCGAGGTGATGGCCTTCTTCAACACCCCGGACGGCCGCAACATCAACAAGGAGTGTGGCGCCACGGATCCCAGGGCCCTTTCCCGCTTCGTGGTGGAGCTGGGCCTGGACCTGGGCATCGCCTTTGATGGGGATGGGGATCGGGTGCAGTTCATAGACCGGAAGGGACGGCTTTTTCACGGGGACCACATCCTCTACCTCGCCGCCTTGGCCTTCGGGGAAAAGGGGGTGGTGGGAACGGTGATGAGCAACATGGGCCTCGAGGTGGCCTTGAGGGAAAAGGGGCTGGCCTTCCACCGGGCGGCGGTGGGGGACCGGTACGTTTTGGAGATGCTTAAGGAAAAGGGGCTGGCCTTGGGCGGGGAACCCTCGGGGCACGTGATCTTCCTCAGGCACCACACCACGGGGGATGGCCTCCTCACCGCCCTCCTCGCCCTGAAGGCCCTAAGGGCCCTAGGGGGGGATCTGGCGGATTGGTACGAGGCATTGCCCATGTACCCCCAGGTGCTTTTGAACGTGCGGGTTTCCGACAAGAATCGGATCATGGCCCATCCCAGGCTCAAGGAAGCGGTGCAGGAGGCGCAGGAAAGGCTTGGGGGCTTGGGCCGGGTGAACGTGCGCCCCTCGGGGACCGAGCCCGTGGTGCGGGTCATGGTGGAGGCCAAGGAGGGGGCGGAGGAGGTGGCGAGGGAGCTGGCCGCCTTGGTCTTACGCCTGGATGGGGAGTAA